In one window of Skermanella rosea DNA:
- a CDS encoding putative bifunctional diguanylate cyclase/phosphodiesterase: MDLFGTFVAAAGDGFLASLASSVLDDVPLCVGYFDADGCCRFVNALFRATLGIDAKVLASARFSDILEAAARDGAEFVPDDLARRASAGETVLFGFVAVAAPDRRIDLRGCLVPHRDRAGTVVGFLALLENVTERQRTLENLLRREQFATSLLDAAVDGIMTIDARGIIQSVNHACCRMFGYDEAELVGAPVALLMPTPHEHRHAGYIDSYLASGRAKIIGTGREVLAKRKDGSVFPVHLSVGEMRFNDEVTFIGIARDVSDRHAAEERARFLTNHDPLTGLLSRRAFLEECDRQMAGRLSQAGLTHVIFSFDVDQFREINEGLGYHIGDGVLKAIVGRFGEILPKGSILCRVGADEFAALACFADRKAAEEVADHVHARLLSPIYVDRQMVLVRMSIGAAVHDRSIRRIEELLTKAELALQTVQHEGGNAVCFYTPEMAQAASRRTFLTMHLAHAVQRDELRVVYQPIIEAKTGKVAGAEALLRWSHTSLGSVSPAEFIPIAEDSGLIVSITDWVLEAVADQVARWHDEGLGCGRVFMNVSGQQFLRGRLTTRLAELMTEKPYLAGLIGIEITEQAAVRDLKATVQAISALASISVETAIDDFGTGYSSLSYVQQLPITKLKIDRMFVDGVPHNLKNAALVRAVVGMAHGLGLTVVAEGVETAAQRDFLTDVGCDLLQGYLFSQPVPPMALSLLLRSQPETWRPARLLAVKELAAR, encoded by the coding sequence GTGGATCTCTTCGGAACCTTCGTCGCCGCAGCGGGAGACGGCTTCCTGGCCTCCCTGGCATCCAGCGTCCTGGACGATGTCCCGTTGTGCGTCGGCTACTTCGATGCGGACGGATGCTGCCGCTTCGTCAATGCCCTGTTTCGCGCGACGCTCGGCATCGACGCAAAGGTCCTGGCCTCCGCCCGGTTCTCCGACATCCTGGAGGCCGCTGCCCGGGACGGCGCGGAATTCGTCCCCGACGACCTGGCGCGCCGCGCGTCGGCCGGCGAGACGGTGCTGTTCGGCTTCGTCGCGGTCGCCGCGCCGGACCGGCGCATCGACCTGCGCGGCTGCCTCGTCCCGCACCGCGACCGGGCCGGGACCGTCGTGGGCTTCCTGGCGCTGCTGGAGAATGTGACCGAGCGGCAGCGCACCCTCGAGAACCTGCTCCGCCGGGAGCAGTTCGCGACGTCGCTGCTCGACGCGGCCGTCGACGGCATCATGACGATCGACGCCCGCGGGATCATCCAGTCGGTCAACCATGCCTGCTGCCGCATGTTCGGCTACGACGAGGCCGAGCTGGTCGGCGCGCCCGTCGCCCTGCTGATGCCGACCCCGCACGAGCACCGCCATGCCGGGTACATCGACAGCTATCTCGCGTCGGGCCGCGCCAAGATCATCGGGACCGGCCGCGAGGTCCTGGCCAAGCGCAAGGACGGCTCCGTCTTCCCGGTCCATCTCAGCGTCGGCGAGATGCGCTTCAACGACGAGGTCACCTTCATCGGCATCGCCCGGGACGTCTCCGATCGCCACGCTGCCGAGGAGCGGGCGCGTTTCCTGACCAACCACGACCCGCTGACCGGCCTGCTGTCGCGTCGGGCCTTCCTGGAGGAATGCGACCGCCAGATGGCCGGGCGGCTCTCCCAGGCCGGCCTGACCCACGTGATTTTCAGCTTCGACGTGGACCAGTTCCGGGAGATCAACGAGGGCCTGGGCTACCATATCGGCGACGGCGTCCTGAAGGCGATCGTCGGCCGGTTCGGCGAGATCCTGCCCAAGGGGTCGATCCTGTGCCGCGTCGGCGCGGACGAGTTCGCGGCGCTGGCCTGTTTCGCGGACCGGAAGGCGGCCGAAGAGGTCGCCGACCATGTCCATGCCCGCCTGCTCAGCCCGATCTACGTGGATCGCCAGATGGTCCTGGTGCGCATGAGCATCGGCGCCGCGGTCCATGACAGGAGCATCAGGCGGATCGAGGAACTGCTGACCAAGGCGGAGCTGGCGCTCCAGACCGTCCAGCACGAGGGCGGCAACGCGGTCTGCTTCTACACGCCGGAGATGGCCCAGGCGGCGAGCCGCCGCACCTTCCTGACCATGCATCTCGCCCACGCCGTCCAGCGCGACGAGCTGAGGGTGGTCTACCAGCCGATCATCGAGGCGAAGACCGGCAAGGTCGCCGGCGCGGAGGCGCTGCTTCGCTGGTCGCACACCAGCCTGGGGTCGGTGTCCCCGGCCGAGTTCATCCCGATCGCCGAGGACAGCGGCCTGATCGTCTCGATCACCGACTGGGTGCTGGAGGCGGTCGCCGACCAGGTCGCCCGATGGCACGACGAGGGGCTTGGCTGCGGCCGGGTCTTCATGAACGTGTCCGGCCAGCAGTTCCTGCGCGGGCGGCTGACCACGCGTCTGGCGGAACTGATGACGGAGAAGCCCTACCTCGCGGGACTGATCGGGATCGAGATCACCGAGCAGGCCGCGGTGCGCGACCTGAAGGCGACGGTGCAGGCGATCTCCGCCCTGGCGTCGATCAGCGTTGAAACCGCGATAGACGATTTCGGGACCGGCTATTCCTCGCTCAGCTACGTCCAGCAGCTGCCCATCACCAAGCTGAAGATCGACCGGATGTTCGTGGACGGGGTGCCGCACAACCTCAAGAATGCGGCACTCGTCCGCGCCGTGGTCGGCATGGCCCACGGACTCGGGCTGACGGTCGTCGCGGAAGGGGTGGAGACGGCGGCCCAGCGGGATTTCCTGACCGACGTGGGATGCGACCTGCTGCAGGGTTACCTGTTCTCCCAGCCGGTCCCGCCGATGGCGCTCAGCCTGCTGCTCCGCAGCCAGCCGGAAACCTGGCGTCCGGCGCGCCTGCTGGCGGTCAAGGAACTGGCCGCGCGGTAA
- a CDS encoding ABC transporter substrate-binding protein, protein MRHLVTSLVAVVCLLFGAQFQGPGQAAAAETPPVRVGVLKFGTVSWELDTIKHHGLDAAEGIDLQVVELASNQATQVALQGGAVDVIVSDWLWVSRQRAEGADFTFAPYSTAAGSVMVPADSPIRSLADLKGRRVGVAGGPLDKGWLMLRALTLQQHGFDPDKDSEKVFGAPPLLNEQVRGGGVEAVLNYWNFTARLKAAGLRRVVTVEEIARDLGIRTDVPIIGYVFHDAWAEADPEAVRGFLRASLKAKAIMRESDAEWRRLAPLTRAEDDATLLALRDGYRDGIPTAWSDAEREDAARVYEILAKLGGRELVGDSPRLAPGTFWTGFDF, encoded by the coding sequence ATGCGACACCTCGTCACCAGCCTCGTCGCGGTGGTGTGCCTGCTTTTCGGCGCCCAGTTCCAGGGACCGGGCCAAGCCGCGGCAGCCGAGACCCCGCCGGTCCGCGTGGGCGTGCTGAAATTCGGCACGGTGAGTTGGGAACTCGACACCATCAAGCATCACGGACTGGACGCGGCCGAAGGCATCGATCTCCAGGTCGTCGAACTGGCCAGCAACCAGGCGACGCAGGTGGCGCTCCAGGGCGGCGCGGTCGACGTGATCGTGTCGGACTGGCTGTGGGTTTCCCGGCAGCGGGCAGAAGGCGCCGACTTCACCTTCGCCCCCTACTCCACGGCGGCCGGTTCGGTCATGGTCCCGGCCGACTCGCCGATCCGGTCGCTGGCCGACCTGAAGGGCCGGCGGGTCGGGGTGGCCGGCGGGCCGCTGGACAAGGGATGGCTGATGCTGCGCGCGTTGACCCTGCAGCAGCACGGCTTCGATCCGGACAAGGACAGCGAGAAGGTGTTCGGAGCGCCGCCGCTGCTCAACGAGCAGGTCCGCGGCGGCGGGGTCGAGGCCGTCCTCAACTATTGGAACTTCACGGCCCGGCTGAAGGCCGCGGGCCTGCGCCGGGTCGTCACGGTCGAGGAGATCGCCCGCGACCTGGGGATCCGGACCGACGTGCCGATCATCGGCTACGTCTTCCACGACGCCTGGGCCGAGGCCGATCCCGAAGCGGTCCGGGGCTTCCTCCGCGCCTCCCTGAAGGCCAAGGCGATCATGCGCGAGAGCGATGCGGAGTGGCGCCGCCTGGCCCCCCTGACCAGGGCGGAGGACGACGCGACGCTGCTGGCGCTCCGCGACGGCTACCGCGACGGCATCCCGACCGCCTGGAGCGATGCCGAGCGGGAGGACGCGGCCCGCGTCTACGAGATCCTCGCGAAGCTCGGCGGCCGCGAACTGGTCGGCGATTCCCCGCGCCTCGCCCCCGGCACGTTCTGGACCGGATTCGATTTCTGA
- a CDS encoding ABC transporter permease, which translates to MTLSKVGRLPAHILSLLVLVALWQAASIAAASRLLPGPAAVAARLVDEVLRGGLLFDLAVTLGRVCASFVIAMAIGTALGIAMGRLRLLDRLLDGWLVLFLNIPALVTIILAYVWFGLTEAAAISAVAVNKIPNVVVTLREGARALDRDYLEMAEAYRLGPAKTLRHIVLPQLYPFLLAAARSGLALIWKIVLVVELLGRSNGMGFQLQVLFQLFDVTGILAYTAAFIIVVQFIEFAVLQPLEIRASRWRR; encoded by the coding sequence ATGACCTTGTCGAAGGTGGGCCGCCTGCCGGCCCACATCCTGTCGCTCCTGGTCCTGGTGGCGCTGTGGCAGGCGGCATCGATCGCGGCGGCCAGCCGCTTGCTGCCCGGGCCGGCCGCCGTCGCCGCGCGCCTGGTGGACGAGGTCCTGCGGGGCGGGCTGCTTTTCGACCTCGCCGTGACGCTCGGGCGGGTCTGCGCGAGCTTCGTCATCGCGATGGCGATCGGGACGGCGTTGGGGATCGCAATGGGCCGGCTCCGCCTGCTCGACCGGTTGCTGGACGGCTGGCTGGTGCTTTTCCTGAATATCCCGGCGCTGGTGACGATCATCCTGGCCTATGTCTGGTTCGGCCTGACCGAGGCGGCGGCGATCTCGGCGGTCGCCGTCAACAAGATCCCCAACGTGGTCGTGACCCTGCGCGAGGGCGCCCGCGCCTTGGACCGCGACTACCTGGAAATGGCCGAGGCCTATCGGCTCGGTCCGGCCAAGACCCTGCGTCACATCGTCCTGCCGCAGCTCTATCCGTTCCTGCTGGCGGCGGCGCGTTCGGGCCTCGCCCTGATCTGGAAGATCGTCCTGGTCGTGGAGCTGCTGGGCCGCAGCAACGGCATGGGCTTCCAGCTGCAGGTGCTTTTCCAGCTGTTCGACGTCACCGGCATCCTCGCCTATACCGCGGCGTTCATCATCGTCGTGCAGTTCATCGAGTTCGCCGTGCTACAGCCCCTGGAAATCAGGGCGTCGCGCTGGCGGCGCTGA
- a CDS encoding class I SAM-dependent methyltransferase, with protein sequence MTTQHQVLPDAALERARWTASGPAWDRWSDPMADMADRLNLPLLDACGVMPGEAVLDLASGAGEPALSAAKRVGPGGSVHGVDLVEAMLAGAVRRASAFDGPPPRFTVGDMTALPFADGQFDRVTCRFGIMFVPDTRACLAETVRVLRPHGKAAFMVWGPLADNTLFRELDQAVTEILGPDPTNALAPLFRFDQPGTLARLMEESGLRNVSEQSLRPTARVPLEKPFWRASLDMAFAPRISAAPADIRERLDAAVTAHFAALSVEGICALHLHAMIVSGERG encoded by the coding sequence GTGACCACACAGCACCAAGTCCTGCCGGACGCAGCCCTTGAACGCGCGCGCTGGACCGCCAGCGGACCGGCCTGGGACCGCTGGTCGGACCCGATGGCGGACATGGCCGACCGGTTGAACCTGCCGCTCCTCGACGCGTGCGGCGTGATGCCGGGCGAGGCCGTGCTCGACCTCGCGTCCGGCGCCGGGGAGCCGGCCCTGAGTGCCGCCAAGCGCGTGGGTCCCGGCGGGAGCGTGCACGGCGTGGACCTGGTCGAGGCGATGCTGGCCGGCGCCGTCCGGCGCGCGTCGGCCTTCGACGGGCCGCCGCCGCGGTTCACCGTCGGCGACATGACGGCCCTGCCGTTCGCGGACGGGCAGTTCGACCGGGTGACCTGCCGGTTCGGCATCATGTTCGTACCCGACACCCGGGCGTGCCTGGCCGAGACGGTGCGGGTCCTTCGCCCCCACGGCAAGGCGGCCTTCATGGTCTGGGGACCGCTGGCGGACAACACCCTGTTCCGCGAACTGGATCAGGCGGTGACGGAGATCCTGGGCCCGGACCCGACCAACGCCCTGGCTCCCCTGTTCCGCTTCGACCAGCCGGGAACCCTTGCCCGGCTGATGGAGGAGAGCGGACTGCGCAACGTTTCGGAGCAGTCGCTCCGCCCGACCGCCCGGGTGCCGCTGGAAAAGCCGTTCTGGCGCGCCTCGCTGGACATGGCCTTCGCGCCCCGGATCTCGGCGGCACCGGCGGACATCCGGGAACGTCTGGACGCGGCGGTCACCGCGCATTTCGCCGCCCTGTCGGTCGAAGGCATCTGCGCGCTCCACCTGCACGCGATGATCGTTTCCGGGGAGAGGGGCTGA
- a CDS encoding PAS domain-containing protein, whose product MSPFTAIEQSRQDGVFLSGWRFPRQANVSLKRLHGYWLSRCPPGMALPRRRDIDPADFPAPLQNILLLNVHDGEPWFTHRVAGAKLSWLLRRPMTGQPLGAGLPEAQRLSAVARAREVVLTQEPRYRSGDLGWCGRDYLNFEELLLPLAGPDGSTAMILGILMVLDPHGREC is encoded by the coding sequence ATGAGCCCTTTTACAGCCATCGAGCAGAGCCGCCAGGACGGTGTCTTCCTTTCCGGGTGGCGATTTCCCCGGCAGGCCAACGTCAGCCTGAAGCGTCTCCACGGGTATTGGCTGTCCCGATGCCCGCCCGGCATGGCGCTGCCCCGGCGGCGCGACATCGATCCCGCCGACTTTCCGGCGCCGCTGCAGAACATCCTTCTGCTCAACGTGCATGACGGTGAGCCCTGGTTCACCCACCGCGTGGCCGGCGCGAAGCTGTCCTGGCTGCTGCGCCGCCCCATGACCGGGCAGCCCTTGGGGGCCGGCCTTCCCGAGGCCCAGCGGCTTTCCGCCGTCGCCCGGGCGAGGGAGGTCGTGCTGACCCAGGAGCCACGGTACCGCTCGGGCGACCTGGGCTGGTGCGGCCGGGACTACCTGAATTTCGAGGAGCTTCTGCTGCCCTTGGCCGGGCCGGATGGCTCCACGGCCATGATCCTCGGCATCCTGATGGTGCTCGACCCCCACGGCCGGGAGTGCTGA
- a CDS encoding phospholipase D-like domain-containing protein yields MSVTRPILVPGRTCWRTEKANRLALIIDACDYFAAAKSAIARARHSIYMIGWDFDLRLKLDQGNPDVEEPDELGAFLKHTVNSRPGLQAYILKWDMALLFTLSRQILPILALDLMTQRRIHFRLDAQHPAGAAHHQKIIVIDDALAFCGGIDMTDSRWDTRDHAPDDEHRRLPDGSPYGPFHDVTTAVDGDAARALGELARERWFRATGARLPPPPPGELDPWPDRLKVTLRDIPISIARTSPRHGKFEEVREIERLYLAALMAAKHTVYMESQYMASHAIRDAIIKRLREPDGPEIVIVNPMTADGWLEQSAMDTARSMMVRQIRDEDRHGRFRIYYPVNAAGTDIYVHAKVVAVDDWFLRVGSSNLNNRSMGFDTECDLAIEAIEGDDAADRIREAVTNFRNDLIAEHLGVSIATVEERFAAGQSLVEVIDGLRSEEGRTLVPLKIEELNEVQEQVVEARLLDPERPKQIERTLTHVVKRYATRPNLAALGAVAGLGIAAIAGSRLYARRFTARRGKDR; encoded by the coding sequence ATGTCAGTTACGAGACCGATTCTTGTTCCAGGCCGAACCTGTTGGCGCACCGAAAAGGCCAACCGTCTCGCCCTGATCATCGATGCCTGCGATTATTTCGCGGCGGCGAAATCGGCGATCGCCCGCGCCCGTCACTCGATCTACATGATCGGCTGGGATTTCGACCTGCGGCTCAAGCTCGACCAGGGCAACCCCGACGTGGAGGAACCGGACGAGCTCGGCGCCTTCCTGAAGCACACGGTGAACAGCCGGCCGGGGCTGCAGGCCTATATCCTGAAATGGGACATGGCGCTGCTGTTCACGCTCAGCCGCCAGATCCTGCCGATCCTGGCGCTCGACCTGATGACGCAGCGGCGCATCCATTTCCGGCTGGACGCCCAGCATCCGGCCGGGGCCGCCCACCACCAGAAGATCATCGTGATCGACGACGCGCTGGCCTTCTGCGGCGGCATCGACATGACCGACTCGCGCTGGGACACCCGCGACCACGCGCCGGACGACGAGCACCGCCGGCTGCCCGACGGGTCGCCCTACGGCCCGTTCCACGACGTCACCACCGCGGTGGACGGGGACGCGGCCCGCGCCCTCGGCGAACTGGCCCGGGAACGCTGGTTCCGCGCCACCGGAGCCCGGCTTCCACCGCCCCCGCCCGGCGAGCTCGACCCCTGGCCGGACCGGCTGAAGGTGACCCTGCGGGATATCCCCATCTCGATCGCGCGTACCTCGCCGCGCCACGGCAAGTTCGAAGAAGTCCGCGAGATCGAGCGGCTCTACCTCGCAGCCCTGATGGCCGCGAAGCATACGGTCTACATGGAAAGCCAGTACATGGCGTCGCACGCGATCCGCGATGCCATCATCAAGCGGCTGCGCGAGCCGGACGGCCCGGAGATCGTCATCGTCAACCCGATGACGGCCGACGGCTGGCTGGAGCAGTCCGCCATGGACACCGCACGGTCCATGATGGTGCGGCAGATCCGCGACGAGGATCGCCATGGCCGGTTCCGCATCTACTACCCCGTCAACGCGGCCGGGACGGACATCTATGTACACGCCAAGGTGGTCGCGGTCGACGACTGGTTCCTGCGGGTCGGTTCGTCCAACCTCAACAACCGGTCCATGGGCTTCGACACCGAATGCGACCTCGCGATCGAGGCGATCGAGGGCGACGATGCCGCCGACCGGATCCGGGAAGCCGTGACCAACTTCCGCAACGACCTGATCGCGGAACACCTGGGCGTGTCCATCGCGACGGTGGAGGAGCGGTTCGCCGCCGGCCAGTCCCTGGTCGAGGTCATCGACGGGTTGCGGTCCGAGGAGGGGCGGACGCTTGTCCCGTTGAAGATCGAGGAACTGAACGAGGTCCAGGAGCAGGTGGTCGAGGCCCGGCTCCTCGACCCCGAGCGCCCGAAGCAGATCGAACGCACCCTGACCCACGTGGTCAAGAGATATGCCACCCGGCCGAACCTTGCGGCGCTGGGCGCCGTGGCCGGACTGGGCATCGCTGCCATTGCCGGCAGCCGCCTCTATGCCAGGCGTTTCACGGCCCGGCGCGGCAAGGATCGCTGA
- a CDS encoding lytic transglycosylase domain-containing protein produces MVVGIAIGIAAALLSGCSSSPSDRTGPAAQGGYAGGLAGDPWASHIAEASQRFDVPEPWIRAVMKVESGGRTHMNGRPIVSRAGAMGLMQVMPSTYEELRIKHGLGSDPFEPRDNILAGTAYLREMYEKFGSPGFLAAYNAGPGRYGEYLTGDRGLPSETRNYVAMISPQIDGIHPSRRVTDTMYAAATPPAIQPRTIPSRTVVAVAAPPPRARPVVTASAAPVPIAPIPAAPIQQVAMVPAGGPAGDWGIQVGAFRSPTESNKAVEDARRAVPDLLTPARVYVMEVNTPAGRLYRARLLGVTSASADRACARLTSQGSACMTVSPS; encoded by the coding sequence ATGGTCGTCGGGATCGCCATCGGTATCGCCGCGGCGCTGCTGAGCGGCTGCTCCAGCTCGCCTTCGGACCGCACGGGTCCGGCGGCGCAGGGCGGCTACGCCGGCGGCCTCGCGGGCGATCCCTGGGCCTCACACATCGCGGAGGCGTCGCAGCGGTTCGACGTGCCGGAACCCTGGATCAGGGCGGTGATGAAGGTCGAGAGCGGCGGCCGGACCCACATGAACGGGCGCCCGATCGTCAGCCGGGCCGGCGCCATGGGGCTGATGCAGGTCATGCCTTCCACCTACGAGGAGCTGCGCATCAAGCACGGGCTGGGCTCCGACCCGTTCGAGCCGCGCGACAACATACTGGCCGGCACCGCCTACCTGCGGGAGATGTACGAGAAGTTCGGCTCGCCCGGCTTCCTCGCCGCCTACAATGCCGGCCCCGGCCGGTACGGGGAATATCTGACCGGCGACCGCGGGCTGCCGTCGGAGACCCGGAACTACGTCGCGATGATCTCGCCGCAGATCGACGGCATCCACCCCTCGCGGCGCGTCACCGACACGATGTATGCCGCGGCGACTCCTCCGGCCATCCAGCCCCGGACCATCCCGTCCAGGACCGTGGTCGCGGTGGCCGCTCCGCCGCCGCGCGCGCGCCCGGTCGTTACCGCCAGCGCCGCCCCGGTTCCGATCGCCCCGATCCCGGCGGCACCCATCCAGCAGGTCGCCATGGTTCCGGCCGGCGGCCCGGCCGGGGATTGGGGCATCCAGGTTGGCGCCTTCCGCTCGCCGACGGAGAGCAACAAGGCGGTGGAGGATGCGCGCCGCGCCGTTCCCGACCTCCTGACCCCGGCGCGGGTCTATGTCATGGAAGTCAATACGCCGGCCGGACGCCTCTACCGCGCCCGGCTCCTCGGCGTCACCTCGGCGAGCGCCGACCGGGCCTGCGCGCGGCTGACCAGCCAGGGCTCGGCCTGCATGACGGTCTCCCCTTCCTGA
- a CDS encoding DUF72 domain-containing protein encodes MGQHPVYVGCAGWSIPSRHASLFPAEGSHLERYARSLPAVEINSSFYRPHKPETYARWAASVPDGFRFAVKVPKQITHERRLADPAEPLDRFLGEVRELGDRLGPLLVQLPPSLAFRRDAAEGFFALLRDRFDGGIACEPRHPSWFNDGPEALLERFRVARVAADPVAVPGGEAPGGWGGLIYRRLHGSPEIYHTDYGPERLGAVEAALRRDSASAPAWCVFDNTALGAAPQNACAVWSELCSGQRNPRRL; translated from the coding sequence ATGGGTCAGCATCCGGTCTATGTCGGGTGTGCCGGCTGGTCGATCCCCAGCCGGCACGCCAGCCTCTTCCCGGCGGAGGGAAGCCATCTGGAACGTTACGCGCGCAGCCTGCCGGCGGTGGAGATCAACAGCTCCTTCTACCGGCCGCACAAGCCCGAGACCTATGCCCGCTGGGCGGCCTCGGTCCCGGACGGGTTCCGATTCGCGGTCAAGGTGCCCAAGCAGATCACCCACGAGCGCCGGCTGGCCGATCCCGCCGAGCCGCTCGACCGGTTCCTGGGAGAGGTCCGGGAGCTGGGCGACCGCCTCGGGCCGCTGCTGGTCCAGCTGCCGCCGAGCCTCGCCTTCCGGCGCGACGCGGCCGAGGGTTTCTTCGCTCTCCTGCGCGATCGTTTCGACGGCGGCATCGCCTGCGAGCCGCGGCACCCGAGCTGGTTCAACGACGGTCCGGAGGCCCTGCTGGAGCGGTTCCGCGTGGCCCGCGTGGCCGCCGATCCGGTCGCGGTTCCCGGCGGCGAGGCGCCGGGCGGCTGGGGCGGCCTGATCTACCGCCGGCTCCACGGCTCGCCCGAGATTTATCACACCGACTACGGGCCGGAGCGGCTGGGCGCCGTGGAAGCGGCCCTGCGAAGGGATTCCGCATCGGCGCCCGCCTGGTGCGTGTTCGACAACACCGCGCTGGGCGCCGCTCCCCAGAACGCCTGCGCCGTCTGGTCGGAACTTTGTTCAGGCCAGCGAAACCCGCGACGATTATAA
- a CDS encoding TRAP transporter large permease — protein MSTTILVTMLVLFALSVPIAISIGIASVVGIAGFTNLPLLLVAQQLFVSLDRYPLAAIPFFILAGNLMEVGGISTRLVDFAKSIVGGVQGGLACTCVLTCMIFAAVSGSSVATTFAIGAILIPAMVKHGYPAPFAAALQATSAELGVIIPPSIPMILYAVSAEVSIGELFIAGIGPGILIAGALTAFVYVWCRIKGYGRDDQDGRLSFTAAVRRSGLALLMPVVIIGGIYGGVFTPTEASVVAVFYALVVGLVIYREIRVSDLGPILRKSVISSAIIMFIIATAGLFSFLINRAGIPVAVGEWLVQSIDGAVMFLLAVNAFLFVLGMFVETSAAIIVLAPILAPVAAHFGIDPIHFGLVMVVNLAMGMITPPFGVNLFAACQVANIPLDRIVRPLLPFVLVILGCLMIVTFVPDVSLVFRNLLY, from the coding sequence ATGAGCACGACCATCCTCGTCACCATGCTGGTGCTGTTCGCGCTCAGCGTCCCGATCGCCATCTCGATCGGCATCGCCAGCGTCGTCGGCATCGCGGGGTTCACCAACCTGCCGCTGCTGCTGGTCGCCCAGCAGCTTTTCGTGTCGCTCGACCGCTATCCCCTGGCGGCGATCCCCTTCTTCATCCTGGCCGGCAACCTGATGGAGGTCGGCGGCATCTCGACCCGGCTGGTCGATTTCGCCAAGTCGATCGTCGGCGGCGTCCAGGGCGGGCTCGCCTGCACCTGCGTGCTGACCTGCATGATCTTCGCCGCGGTGTCCGGATCGAGCGTCGCCACCACCTTCGCGATCGGCGCGATCCTGATTCCCGCCATGGTGAAGCACGGCTATCCCGCCCCCTTCGCGGCGGCCCTCCAGGCGACCTCGGCCGAACTGGGCGTGATCATTCCGCCGTCGATACCGATGATCCTCTACGCGGTCTCGGCGGAAGTCTCGATCGGCGAGCTGTTCATCGCCGGCATCGGTCCGGGCATCCTGATCGCCGGGGCGCTGACCGCCTTCGTCTATGTCTGGTGCCGCATCAAGGGCTACGGCCGCGACGACCAGGACGGCCGCCTGAGCTTCACCGCCGCCGTCCGGCGCTCCGGCTTGGCGCTGCTGATGCCGGTCGTCATCATCGGCGGCATCTATGGCGGCGTCTTCACCCCGACCGAGGCGTCGGTGGTCGCGGTCTTCTATGCCCTGGTGGTGGGGCTGGTGATCTACCGCGAGATCAGGGTTTCCGATCTGGGGCCGATCCTTCGGAAAAGCGTCATCTCCTCGGCGATCATCATGTTCATCATCGCGACGGCCGGCCTGTTCAGCTTCCTGATCAACCGGGCCGGCATCCCGGTCGCGGTGGGCGAGTGGCTGGTGCAGTCGATCGACGGCGCCGTGATGTTCCTGCTGGCGGTCAACGCCTTCCTGTTCGTGCTCGGCATGTTCGTGGAGACCTCGGCCGCGATCATCGTGCTGGCCCCGATCCTGGCTCCCGTCGCGGCCCATTTCGGGATCGACCCGATCCATTTCGGGCTCGTGATGGTGGTCAACCTCGCCATGGGCATGATCACGCCGCCGTTCGGGGTCAACCTGTTCGCCGCCTGCCAGGTCGCGAACATCCCGCTCGACCGGATCGTCAGGCCGCTGCTCCCCTTCGTGCTGGTGATCCTGGGCTGCCTGATGATCGTCACCTTCGTGCCCGACGTCTCGCTGGTGTTCCGGAACCTGCTGTACTGA
- a CDS encoding TRAP transporter small permease yields MIRIFLAIEGALNRVIGHAAAACLVVAAVSAFYQVVTRFVFEQPSTWSEALTRTCLIWMVFLGITIAFRHGALVAVDLAYRAASGPWRTALRGFITLNSLVLLGVILWFGVQMAWRVRFQTLAGLEISIAWAYAALPVGAFFSLLAVVAHYLDRRDVVLEGAAG; encoded by the coding sequence ATGATCCGGATCTTCCTGGCGATCGAGGGGGCGCTGAACCGGGTGATCGGGCACGCCGCCGCCGCCTGCCTGGTGGTGGCGGCGGTGTCCGCCTTCTACCAGGTCGTCACCCGCTTCGTCTTCGAGCAGCCTTCGACCTGGTCGGAGGCTCTTACCCGTACCTGCCTGATCTGGATGGTCTTCCTGGGCATCACGATCGCCTTCCGGCACGGCGCGCTGGTGGCGGTCGACCTCGCCTACAGGGCGGCCTCCGGACCCTGGCGGACGGCGCTCCGCGGCTTCATCACGCTCAACAGCCTCGTCCTGCTGGGCGTCATCCTGTGGTTCGGCGTCCAGATGGCGTGGCGGGTCCGCTTCCAGACCCTGGCCGGGCTGGAGATCTCCATCGCCTGGGCCTACGCCGCGCTGCCGGTCGGCGCCTTCTTCTCGCTGCTGGCGGTGGTCGCCCATTACCTCGACCGGCGCGACGTCGTATTGGAAGGGGCCGCCGGATGA